A window of Desulfobacterales bacterium contains these coding sequences:
- a CDS encoding tetratricopeptide repeat protein, with amino-acid sequence MPEEKTIDQYIQEQRFALMSNPECGNTRYNLACALLSLRNFDEAEQEFKRAVECSPALAEAYVQLGGICLQRGDLEGCLAYNQRAITARPRFAEGYGNIGFAYMQMGDFDKAIEFLKKAVKFNPYFIQGFATLANAYLMKGMIDDCIEANSKALEIDPNFALAHNNLAIAYLEKGEPENAVAHCDKARDLGYEVAPEILQEIEAHRK; translated from the coding sequence ATGCCGGAAGAAAAAACAATTGATCAATACATTCAGGAGCAGCGTTTTGCCCTGATGTCAAATCCGGAATGCGGCAATACCCGATATAATCTGGCGTGCGCATTGTTGAGCCTTCGCAATTTTGATGAGGCGGAGCAGGAGTTTAAGCGCGCCGTCGAATGCAGCCCCGCGCTGGCGGAAGCCTATGTGCAGCTGGGCGGTATCTGCCTTCAGCGGGGGGACCTGGAAGGCTGCCTGGCATACAATCAGCGGGCGATTACTGCGCGGCCTCGGTTTGCTGAAGGCTACGGAAATATCGGATTCGCGTACATGCAGATGGGGGATTTTGACAAGGCCATCGAGTTTTTGAAAAAGGCCGTGAAATTTAATCCGTATTTTATCCAGGGCTTTGCCACCCTGGCCAATGCCTACCTGATGAAAGGCATGATCGATGACTGTATCGAGGCCAATTCAAAGGCCCTGGAAATTGACCCCAATTTCGCGCTGGCCCATAATAATCTGGCAATCGCCTATCTGGAAAAGGGCGAGCCCGAAAATGCCGTGGCCCACTGCGATAAGGCCCGGGACCTGGGCTATGAGGTGGCGCCGGAGATTCTGCAGGAGATTGAAGCACATCGAAAATAG
- a CDS encoding YkgJ family cysteine cluster protein: MDVLKDNANIPPVQLTDNSKFKFACHKDLSCFTTCCRGINITLTPYDILRLKNRMQIPSDEFLAVYTTPQLLEKTDLPVVTLKMLDDAESSCPFVRDDGCLVYADRPTTCRYYPLGVGSLSHKEQAAQGFYFFINEPHCRGFEEDIEWTVAEWRKDQGVDVYDRINAEWTDLIVRKRSIPSNIRLTEKTKNMFFTASYDIDRFRRFVFESTFLDLYSIDKETVEKIREDEIELLQFGFRWLKWLLFKEGDFQMDEAAAENRRQKMNVQQNV; the protein is encoded by the coding sequence ATGGATGTATTAAAAGATAACGCCAATATTCCGCCGGTACAGCTGACGGATAACAGTAAATTCAAATTTGCCTGCCACAAGGACTTGTCCTGTTTTACCACCTGCTGCCGGGGGATTAATATCACGCTGACCCCCTATGATATTCTTCGGCTGAAAAACCGGATGCAGATCCCTTCGGATGAATTCCTTGCCGTCTATACGACCCCCCAGCTGCTGGAAAAAACCGATCTGCCGGTGGTAACCCTGAAAATGCTGGATGATGCGGAAAGTTCCTGTCCGTTTGTCCGCGATGACGGGTGCCTGGTGTATGCGGACCGGCCCACTACCTGCCGGTATTATCCGCTGGGCGTGGGCTCTTTGAGTCATAAGGAGCAGGCTGCCCAGGGGTTTTACTTTTTCATCAATGAACCGCATTGCCGGGGATTTGAAGAGGACATTGAATGGACGGTTGCGGAGTGGCGGAAGGATCAGGGCGTGGATGTCTATGACCGGATCAATGCCGAATGGACGGATCTGATTGTGCGCAAGCGTTCCATCCCTTCCAATATCCGCTTGACGGAGAAGACCAAGAATATGTTTTTCACGGCCTCCTATGATATAGATCGGTTTCGGCGCTTTGTGTTTGAAAGCACCTTTCTGGATCTCTACAGCATTGACAAGGAAACCGTGGAAAAAATCCGGGAGGACGAGATTGAACTCCTGCAGTTCGGGTTTCGGTGGCTGAAGTGGCTCCTGTTCAAAGAGGGCGATTTTCAGATGGATGAGGCCGCGGCAGAAAATCGGCGGCAGAAGATGAATGTCCAGCAGAACGTATAA
- a CDS encoding SDR family oxidoreductase, translating into MTLEGKTALVLGSIKGIGKAIALDLARQGVNIAATYYDWQEALPQLKSDLSETGQDHLLLEANLRDTQAVSRAVQAVIDRFGGLDILINNIERGGWPVVHGAYTEEQWDLEMETTLRAKQWVFEAAWPHLKAAEAACVVNFSSIAAMVGRSGPASYVFNEGYAAANRGISLLTETWARLGAPNVRVNEIMLGLFETRHAEKTRGWGLLTDDQKKALVRHTLLGRTGKIDDVLKAVRFILTAAPYMTGSVLRLDGGYVLGGEKIAPMPEGVE; encoded by the coding sequence ATGACTCTGGAGGGCAAGACCGCGCTGGTTCTGGGCAGCATCAAGGGGATCGGAAAGGCAATCGCCCTGGATCTGGCCCGGCAGGGGGTTAACATCGCTGCCACGTATTATGACTGGCAGGAAGCACTGCCGCAGCTGAAATCGGATTTGTCTGAAACCGGTCAGGACCATCTCCTGCTTGAGGCGAACCTCCGGGATACACAGGCAGTCAGCCGGGCGGTACAGGCGGTCATCGACCGCTTCGGCGGCCTGGATATTCTGATCAATAATATCGAGCGGGGCGGCTGGCCGGTGGTGCACGGGGCGTATACAGAGGAGCAGTGGGATCTTGAAATGGAAACCACCCTTCGGGCCAAGCAATGGGTGTTTGAGGCGGCTTGGCCGCATTTAAAAGCTGCGGAAGCGGCCTGTGTGGTTAATTTTTCCTCCATTGCCGCCATGGTGGGCCGAAGCGGGCCGGCCAGCTATGTGTTCAATGAGGGCTATGCCGCGGCGAACCGGGGCATTTCGCTTTTAACCGAAACCTGGGCCCGGCTGGGGGCCCCGAACGTGCGGGTCAACGAGATCATGCTCGGGCTGTTTGAAACCCGGCATGCGGAAAAGACCCGGGGCTGGGGGCTTTTGACCGATGATCAGAAAAAGGCCCTGGTTCGGCATACGCTCTTGGGGCGCACCGGTAAAATCGATGATGTGCTGAAGGCTGTGCGGTTTATCCTGACCGCCGCCCCCTACATGACCGGCAGTGTGCTCCGGCTTGACGGGGGCTATGTGCTGGGCGGAGAAAAGATCGCGCCAATGCCGGAAGGGGTTGAGTAG
- a CDS encoding YkgJ family cysteine cluster protein has product MPRDELTELASDDWFVFSCHPGVSCFNACCRDLNQFLMPYDILRLKHHFAMSSTDFLAHYTSRHVGPQTGLPVVTLKPADPVVRICPFVADEGCRVYDNRPSSCRIYPLVRLLSSSRETGERTVRYMLLKEPHCHGFENGRRQTVREWITHQGLCPYNEMNDAMMEIIALKNHLTGGQLSKPLTDLFDLALYDLDRFRKFLSEDRVDLSGSDAIRPDPEKVSDEDLLRFSMQLVADKIRYYGDTGQLSAGRGQ; this is encoded by the coding sequence ATGCCCCGCGACGAATTAACTGAACTCGCATCGGACGACTGGTTTGTTTTTTCCTGTCATCCCGGTGTCTCCTGTTTTAACGCCTGCTGCCGGGATCTGAATCAGTTTTTGATGCCCTACGATATTCTGCGGTTAAAGCATCATTTTGCAATGTCCTCAACCGATTTTCTGGCGCATTATACCAGCCGGCATGTCGGGCCGCAGACCGGTCTGCCGGTTGTCACCTTAAAGCCGGCAGATCCGGTGGTGCGGATCTGTCCCTTTGTTGCCGATGAGGGCTGCAGGGTCTACGATAACCGGCCGTCCTCCTGCCGGATTTACCCGCTGGTCCGGCTTTTGTCAAGTTCCCGGGAGACGGGTGAGCGCACGGTACGGTATATGCTGCTTAAGGAACCGCATTGCCACGGATTTGAAAACGGCCGCCGGCAAACGGTGCGCGAGTGGATTACGCATCAGGGGCTTTGCCCCTATAATGAGATGAACGATGCCATGATGGAGATCATTGCCTTGAAAAACCATTTGACCGGGGGGCAGCTGTCAAAGCCCCTGACGGATCTTTTTGACCTGGCCCTCTACGATCTGGACCGGTTCCGTAAGTTTCTGAGCGAAGATCGGGTGGATCTCAGCGGCTCGGATGCCATCCGGCCGGATCCGGAAAAGGTTTCTGATGAGGATCTGCTGCGGTTTTCCATGCAGCTCGTGGCTGATAAGATCCGGTATTACGGCGACACCGGCCAGTTATCCGCGGGGCGGGGGCAATGA
- the infC gene encoding translation initiation factor IF-3 gives MRVIDPDGNQLGVIPIQSALTSAQEFGLDLVEVSPNASPPVCKIMDYGRFKYQQDKRQQEARKKQTRIQVKEIKVRPKTDSHDIEVKLGHILKFIEKKNKVKVTVVFRGREITLTERGKEVLEQIAENAEAFATIEQPPKQEGRTMTMVLGPK, from the coding sequence GTGCGGGTCATTGATCCGGATGGCAATCAGCTGGGGGTTATTCCGATACAATCCGCACTGACGTCGGCGCAAGAATTTGGCCTTGATCTTGTGGAAGTCTCCCCCAACGCAAGCCCGCCGGTATGCAAGATCATGGATTATGGCCGCTTTAAGTACCAGCAGGATAAAAGACAGCAAGAGGCCAGAAAAAAGCAAACCCGGATTCAGGTCAAAGAAATCAAGGTCCGCCCCAAAACCGACTCCCACGACATAGAGGTCAAGCTGGGGCATATCCTGAAATTTATTGAAAAAAAGAATAAAGTTAAGGTAACGGTCGTTTTTCGGGGGCGGGAAATTACCCTAACGGAGCGGGGAAAAGAGGTGCTGGAGCAAATTGCCGAAAATGCCGAGGCGTTTGCAACCATCGAACAGCCGCCCAAACAGGAAGGGCGCACCATGACCATGGTTCTGGGCCCGAAATAA
- the rpmI gene encoding 50S ribosomal protein L35, with amino-acid sequence MPKIKTNRAAAKRFKRTATGKYRFNKSHASHILTKKSRKRKRELRKAQIIDGADMKEVRRLLPYG; translated from the coding sequence ATGCCGAAAATAAAAACCAATCGGGCGGCAGCCAAGCGGTTTAAACGCACCGCGACCGGCAAATACAGGTTCAACAAATCCCATGCGAGTCATATTCTGACCAAAAAGAGCCGCAAGCGGAAACGGGAACTGCGAAAAGCCCAGATCATTGACGGAGCCGACATGAAGGAAGTCAGACGACTGCTCCCCTATGGGTAA
- the rplT gene encoding 50S ribosomal protein L20 yields MRVKRGFKARRRRKKVLKLAKGYQGGRSKLYRTAADAVDKALMYSYRDRKVRKRDFRRLWIARINAAARMNNISYSKLISGLKQANIELDRKVLADLAVADPNGFSQIVAKAAGN; encoded by the coding sequence ATGCGAGTAAAAAGAGGATTCAAAGCCAGACGCCGCAGAAAAAAAGTGCTGAAACTGGCAAAAGGATACCAGGGCGGTCGGAGCAAGCTATACCGCACTGCAGCGGATGCCGTAGACAAAGCCCTGATGTATTCCTATCGGGATCGCAAGGTGCGCAAACGCGATTTCAGGCGGCTCTGGATTGCCCGCATTAACGCGGCCGCACGGATGAACAATATCTCTTACAGCAAGCTGATCAGCGGACTGAAACAAGCCAATATCGAACTTGACCGAAAGGTTCTGGCCGATCTGGCAGTGGCGGATCCGAACGGATTTTCCCAGATCGTTGCGAAAGCGGCAGGAAATTAA
- the pheS gene encoding phenylalanine--tRNA ligase subunit alpha, whose amino-acid sequence MDKHLEDIQNTALSELENAATADEINTLAVRYLGRKGLVTQYLRNISQLPAEERPSAGKNANQVKKTLEAAVESAKARVESAGAATEAEGIDVTLPGRPAPRGTLHPITRISRRICDVFVRMGFDIAEGPEVESDYYNFEALNIPKYHPARDMQDTFYVSDNIVLRTHTSPIQVRIMERHAPPIRIVAPGKVYRCDSDLTHTPMFHQVEGLLVDETVSFGDLKGVLTEFVHQVFDTETSLRFRPSFFPFTEPSAEVDILCVMCRGKGCKVCSNTGWLEVLGCGMVHPAVFENVGYDTTKYAGFAFGMGVERIAMLKYGINDIRLFFESDARFLRQF is encoded by the coding sequence TTGGACAAACACCTCGAAGACATACAAAACACGGCCCTATCGGAACTGGAAAACGCTGCCACGGCCGATGAGATAAACACCCTGGCGGTGCGCTATCTGGGCAGAAAAGGGCTTGTGACCCAATACCTGCGCAATATCTCCCAGCTCCCGGCAGAAGAGCGGCCGTCAGCCGGGAAAAACGCCAACCAGGTCAAAAAAACCCTGGAAGCCGCGGTTGAGTCAGCCAAAGCGCGGGTGGAAAGCGCCGGTGCGGCGACTGAAGCTGAAGGCATTGATGTGACGCTGCCGGGCAGGCCCGCCCCCCGGGGCACCCTGCATCCGATAACCCGGATCAGCCGCCGGATATGTGACGTATTCGTGCGGATGGGCTTTGATATTGCCGAAGGACCGGAAGTGGAAAGCGATTATTACAACTTCGAGGCCCTAAACATCCCCAAATACCATCCGGCCCGGGACATGCAGGACACCTTCTATGTGTCGGACAATATCGTCCTCAGAACCCACACCTCACCGATCCAGGTCCGGATCATGGAGCGTCACGCGCCGCCGATCCGGATTGTGGCGCCGGGAAAAGTCTACCGCTGCGATTCGGATTTGACCCATACGCCGATGTTTCATCAGGTCGAGGGGCTTCTGGTGGATGAAACCGTCTCATTCGGAGACCTCAAGGGGGTATTGACCGAATTTGTCCACCAGGTATTTGACACCGAAACCAGTCTCCGGTTCCGGCCCAGTTTTTTTCCGTTTACCGAACCCAGTGCGGAGGTAGATATCCTTTGCGTCATGTGCCGGGGGAAGGGCTGCAAGGTCTGCTCGAATACGGGCTGGCTCGAAGTTTTGGGCTGCGGCATGGTCCATCCCGCGGTCTTTGAGAATGTGGGCTATGATACCACCAAATACGCTGGCTTTGCCTTCGGCATGGGGGTCGAACGGATTGCCATGCTCAAATACGGCATCAATGACATCCGGCTGTTTTTTGAAAGCGACGCGCGATTCCTAAGGCAATTCTGA
- the pheT gene encoding phenylalanine--tRNA ligase subunit beta: MKISLNWLNTYIPIDIAATDLADRLTMTGLEVEAVCDRFEYLDQIVVGRVTEIQPHPNADKLKVCRVDTGGATVSLVCGAPNVAVNGKYPCALPGARLPGGLTVEKTRIRDADSEGMLCSAGELELGTDFSGLMTLDNGAAEGTPIRQALDLSDYVFEIGLTPNRPDCLSFIGIAREAAALTGKALTLPAVEPARNPGRISELTAVKLVNPDLCPRYAAGLVTDITVGPSPFWLQDRLRAIGLKPINNIVDITNFVMLETGQPLHGFDFDRLAGHRIVVQTARAGEVFTTLDGKQHELTDDTLMICDAEKPVAVAGVMGGENSEISEETTRVLIESAYFDPVSIRKTAKRLGANTDASHRFERGVDPEGTLYALERAAALMAEVGGGNRISGIIDEYPRPHESRPITLNTEKTNRHLGTSLTQADMQGFLESVGFSASAADEENLTAVAPSFRVDVSRPEDLMEEVARLWGYNNIVTTFPKTSTKSRLPERALWLKETIKDHMTGFGFREAINYSFTARASCDRLALPDNDRRRRMLAILNPLSEEQAVMRTSLIPGMLEAMGKNIAYQVRDLKLFELGKIYLSNGQDELPDELETLSALCTGRRAPATWQVKPEPCDFFDLKGVVESLLAGLYLENSRFLPLPANECTYLRPGYSARIRINDTDVGLIGEVHPTVLKAYDLKQTAFIFEINLERMLPLIPEVTAFSPLPKFPAAARDITLIVDNSILAGDIVNDIYALDEPLLESVHTFDLYSGDPIPKGKKSISIRLTYRSDIETLADQTVNRIHEYITEHLIDTFNASLPA; this comes from the coding sequence ATGAAAATCAGTCTCAACTGGTTGAACACCTATATCCCGATTGATATCGCCGCCACGGATCTGGCAGACCGTCTTACCATGACCGGACTTGAGGTGGAGGCGGTCTGCGACCGGTTTGAATACCTTGATCAGATCGTGGTCGGCCGTGTAACTGAAATTCAGCCCCACCCCAACGCGGACAAACTTAAAGTCTGCCGGGTCGATACCGGGGGAGCGACCGTCTCCCTGGTCTGCGGCGCACCGAATGTGGCCGTAAACGGCAAATACCCCTGCGCCCTGCCCGGCGCCCGCCTCCCCGGCGGACTGACCGTTGAGAAAACGCGAATCCGGGATGCGGACTCGGAAGGTATGCTTTGCAGCGCAGGCGAGCTTGAGCTTGGCACGGACTTTTCAGGTCTTATGACGCTTGACAATGGCGCGGCAGAGGGAACCCCCATCCGCCAGGCGCTTGATCTCTCGGATTATGTTTTTGAAATCGGGCTAACCCCCAACCGGCCGGATTGTTTAAGCTTTATCGGCATTGCCCGGGAGGCGGCAGCGCTGACCGGAAAAGCCCTCACCCTGCCGGCGGTTGAACCAGCCCGGAATCCCGGCCGGATATCTGAGTTGACCGCTGTCAAACTGGTGAATCCGGATCTTTGCCCCCGATATGCCGCCGGCCTGGTCACAGACATCACCGTCGGGCCCTCGCCGTTCTGGCTTCAGGACCGGCTGCGCGCCATCGGCTTAAAACCCATCAACAATATCGTGGATATCACCAATTTTGTGATGCTGGAAACCGGCCAGCCCCTGCATGGATTCGACTTCGACCGCCTGGCCGGCCACCGCATCGTGGTGCAGACCGCCAGGGCCGGGGAGGTATTTACCACCCTGGACGGCAAACAGCACGAATTAACCGATGACACGCTCATGATCTGCGATGCGGAAAAGCCGGTGGCTGTAGCCGGCGTGATGGGCGGAGAAAACTCTGAAATATCGGAAGAAACCACCCGGGTATTGATTGAAAGCGCCTATTTTGACCCGGTCTCCATCCGGAAAACCGCCAAACGCCTGGGCGCAAATACGGACGCCTCGCATCGGTTTGAACGCGGGGTGGACCCGGAAGGCACCCTTTACGCCCTTGAGCGGGCCGCGGCCCTGATGGCGGAAGTCGGCGGCGGAAACCGAATCAGCGGTATTATCGATGAATACCCGAGGCCCCATGAATCCCGGCCCATTACATTGAATACGGAAAAGACCAACCGCCACCTGGGCACCTCCCTTACCCAGGCGGACATGCAGGGCTTTCTGGAATCTGTCGGGTTTTCGGCAAGCGCCGCAGACGAAGAAAATTTAACTGCTGTGGCCCCGTCCTTCCGGGTGGATGTCAGCCGGCCGGAAGACCTGATGGAGGAAGTCGCCCGGCTCTGGGGGTATAACAATATTGTCACCACCTTCCCCAAAACCTCCACCAAAAGCCGGCTCCCGGAGCGGGCCCTGTGGCTTAAGGAAACCATCAAGGATCATATGACCGGCTTCGGGTTCAGGGAGGCGATCAATTACAGTTTCACCGCCAGAGCCTCCTGCGACCGGCTGGCCCTGCCCGATAACGACCGCCGCCGCCGGATGCTTGCCATCTTAAACCCCCTGTCCGAAGAGCAGGCGGTGATGCGCACCTCGCTCATTCCGGGAATGCTGGAGGCCATGGGTAAAAATATCGCCTATCAGGTCCGCGACCTGAAGCTGTTTGAACTGGGCAAAATCTATTTAAGCAACGGCCAGGATGAGCTGCCGGATGAGCTGGAAACCCTGAGCGCTTTATGCACCGGTCGGCGCGCTCCGGCGACCTGGCAGGTAAAGCCTGAGCCCTGTGATTTCTTTGATTTAAAAGGGGTGGTGGAATCTCTCCTGGCGGGCCTTTATCTTGAAAACAGCCGCTTTCTGCCCCTGCCGGCAAACGAATGCACCTATCTGCGCCCCGGCTACAGCGCCCGCATCCGCATCAATGACACGGATGTCGGCCTGATCGGCGAGGTCCACCCAACCGTGCTTAAGGCCTATGATCTGAAGCAGACCGCATTTATTTTTGAAATCAATCTGGAACGTATGCTGCCCCTGATTCCGGAGGTGACCGCATTCTCCCCGCTTCCCAAATTTCCGGCCGCCGCCCGGGATATCACCTTAATTGTTGACAATTCAATTTTGGCAGGGGATATAGTGAATGATATTTATGCATTAGACGAACCCCTGCTGGAGAGTGTACATACTTTTGATCTTTACAGCGGGGACCCGATTCCTAAGGGTAAAAAAAGTATTTCCATCCGGCTCACCTACCGCTCAGATATTGAGACGCTGGCGGATCAAACGGTAAACCGGATTCATGAATATATCACGGAGCATTTGATCGATACATTTAATGCCAGCCTCCCGGCCTAA
- a CDS encoding MerR family transcriptional regulator → MADISPPQRDIPDKLYFRIGEVTAITDLAAYVLRFWESEFPDIKPKRTESGQRLYRKSDIETLLLIKHLLYDKKFTIQGARQYLRDRHRESKKSPANEKIREIQAELREIKSLLTD, encoded by the coding sequence ATGGCAGACATATCACCGCCGCAGCGGGACATTCCGGATAAGCTATACTTCCGGATCGGCGAAGTCACCGCCATTACCGATCTGGCCGCCTATGTCCTGCGATTCTGGGAATCCGAATTCCCGGACATCAAGCCGAAGCGCACCGAATCCGGCCAGCGCCTTTACCGCAAATCCGATATTGAAACCCTCCTTTTAATCAAACACCTCCTGTATGACAAAAAGTTTACCATTCAGGGCGCCAGGCAGTACCTGCGCGACCGCCACCGCGAGAGCAAAAAATCGCCGGCCAATGAAAAAATACGGGAAATTCAGGCCGAACTCCGGGAAATCAAAAGCCTTTTGACCGATTAA
- a CDS encoding four helix bundle protein, translating to MFCIQIEIAIGIEKNMTLGREKLDVYRLSIGYVAWVYEKADSLNGVHRPARDQWLRASQSIPLNIAEGNGKTAEADRRRYFEIARGSALECAAIQDVLVVGKALDKMESRNRKDELDRMAAMLSRLGGRGYQVREDQEVYSVDFDFDSDFDFDFDSDFDPDFDSDSEENKPQP from the coding sequence TTGTTCTGTATCCAAATCGAAATCGCTATCGGGATCGAAAAAAATATGACCCTTGGACGTGAAAAACTGGACGTCTATCGCCTTTCAATAGGCTACGTTGCATGGGTTTACGAGAAGGCCGACAGCCTGAATGGAGTCCATCGGCCCGCCCGGGATCAATGGCTTCGGGCCAGCCAGTCGATACCGCTCAATATCGCCGAAGGTAATGGCAAGACCGCGGAAGCCGACCGAAGGCGTTATTTCGAAATCGCTCGTGGCTCCGCGCTTGAGTGCGCGGCGATTCAAGATGTGCTGGTTGTCGGCAAGGCGCTGGACAAGATGGAAAGCCGGAACCGCAAGGATGAACTCGACCGTATGGCCGCGATGCTCAGCCGTCTCGGCGGAAGAGGATACCAAGTTCGAGAGGATCAGGAAGTCTACAGTGTCGATTTCGATTTCGATAGCGATTTCGATTTCGATTTCGATTCCGATTTCGATCCCGATTTCGATTCCGATAGCGAAGAAAACAAACCCCAACCTTAG
- the rimP gene encoding ribosome maturation factor RimP, protein MGKKKTAAKSPLHETPTGGAGLDNEREIVFRVWELAEPLCAAEGVELIHIEYQRESGGRILRVYIEKPGGVSLDDCSAVSQQLSDILDIKLETEAAYTLEVSSPGPERPVSRTTDFDRFQGYTAKIRVSPPINGQKNFTGVLAGYADDTVWLTIGTETIGIARSQIIKARLVNYI, encoded by the coding sequence ATGGGAAAGAAAAAAACGGCAGCCAAATCACCGCTTCATGAAACGCCGACGGGCGGAGCGGGGTTGGACAATGAGCGGGAAATCGTCTTCCGGGTGTGGGAGCTGGCGGAGCCGTTGTGCGCCGCTGAAGGGGTTGAGCTGATCCATATTGAATACCAGCGGGAGTCCGGGGGACGCATCCTCCGGGTCTACATTGAAAAGCCCGGCGGCGTGAGCCTGGATGACTGCTCGGCGGTCAGCCAGCAGTTAAGCGATATCCTGGATATCAAACTGGAAACCGAGGCGGCCTACACCCTGGAGGTTTCATCGCCGGGACCGGAGCGGCCGGTGTCGCGGACCACGGACTTTGACCGGTTTCAGGGATATACCGCAAAGATTCGGGTATCCCCCCCGATTAATGGCCAAAAAAATTTTACCGGCGTGCTGGCCGGCTATGCGGATGACACGGTCTGGCTGACCATCGGCACGGAAACTATAGGTATTGCGCGTTCACAAATCATCAAGGCACGGCTTGTGAATTACATATAA
- the nusA gene encoding transcription termination factor NusA, which produces MLITDMKRVIEQVSRDKGIEFNVLVKTLEEALRSAAKKKFGNKIDIEIQYNEETGELEVFQFKEVVDDVTDPDFQIEVEEARELDPECEIGDDLGTKMDTTTFGRIAAQSAKQVIIQKLKMAERNAVFNSFIDREGENINGIVQRVSRNEIIINLGQAEAVLPKREQIPGEAYRRGDRIRAYILKVHEESRGPQIVLSRTHPGFLINLFKTEVPEISEGIVNILSAARDAGSRGKIAVSTNDPDIDPVGACVGIKGNRVQSVVQELKGEKIDIIPWHMDMAKFVCNALAPADISRVIIDETNHSMEVVVPDEALSIAIGRQGQNVRLASKLTGWQLDVKSETRYDESMQAGYESLLNLPEMTEALADRMVENGFFSVEDVAKATVEEIAEAGQIPDETAQELINAAEAAIAAPSEPEGPADATD; this is translated from the coding sequence ATGCTTATCACAGACATGAAACGCGTTATAGAACAAGTTAGCCGGGACAAGGGCATTGAGTTCAATGTGCTGGTTAAAACCCTGGAGGAAGCCCTGCGCTCTGCCGCCAAAAAGAAATTTGGCAACAAAATTGATATTGAAATCCAGTATAACGAAGAAACCGGCGAACTCGAGGTTTTCCAGTTCAAAGAAGTCGTGGACGATGTCACGGATCCGGACTTTCAGATCGAAGTGGAAGAAGCCCGCGAACTGGACCCGGAATGTGAAATCGGCGATGATCTGGGCACCAAAATGGATACCACGACCTTTGGCCGGATTGCCGCGCAATCCGCCAAGCAGGTGATTATCCAGAAACTGAAAATGGCGGAACGTAACGCTGTTTTCAACAGTTTTATCGACCGGGAAGGCGAAAACATCAACGGCATTGTCCAGCGTGTTTCCAGAAACGAAATCATAATCAACCTGGGGCAGGCCGAAGCCGTGCTGCCCAAACGCGAGCAGATCCCCGGCGAGGCCTACCGGCGGGGCGACCGTATCCGGGCCTATATCCTGAAGGTTCACGAAGAAAGCCGGGGGCCGCAGATTGTGCTGTCCAGAACGCATCCCGGGTTTTTGATCAACCTGTTTAAAACCGAGGTCCCGGAAATCAGCGAAGGGATCGTCAATATTCTATCCGCCGCCCGGGATGCCGGAAGCCGGGGCAAGATTGCGGTAAGCACCAATGACCCGGACATCGATCCGGTGGGCGCCTGCGTCGGCATCAAGGGAAACCGGGTGCAAAGCGTGGTGCAGGAACTCAAAGGCGAAAAAATCGACATCATTCCATGGCATATGGATATGGCCAAATTTGTCTGCAACGCGCTGGCACCGGCTGATATCTCCCGGGTGATTATCGACGAGACCAATCACTCCATGGAGGTGGTTGTACCGGATGAAGCCCTTTCCATCGCCATCGGGCGGCAGGGGCAGAACGTTCGGCTTGCCTCCAAGCTGACCGGCTGGCAGCTTGATGTGAAAAGCGAAACCCGGTATGATGAATCCATGCAGGCGGGCTATGAATCCCTGCTGAATCTGCCTGAAATGACGGAGGCGCTGGCGGACAGGATGGTTGAAAACGGATTTTTCTCGGTGGAAGACGTGGCCAAGGCGACTGTGGAGGAAATTGCCGAAGCCGGCCAGATTCCCGATGAAACCGCCCAGGAGTTGATTAACGCCGCTGAAGCGGCCATTGCCGCCCCGTCTGAGCCTGAAGGGCCGGCGGATGCGACGGATTGA